One genomic segment of Paenibacillus sp. FSL H8-0332 includes these proteins:
- a CDS encoding N-acetylmuramoyl-L-alanine amidase: protein MKKAGQRVLLLMLLPLLLLSFAGHKAAAAGTTPGKIVMDSKELALPKGVILENVNGSVMIPIRVVIENLGFEVLWEQSSRKVTVQQDGKSVQLAVGSTTAQADGVNLTLNAAPKQNGGTVLVPIRFVSEQFGLSVGWDNTDKTVYLSGGVTEAAPITSDPLPSATVAPSVSTGAAPEAVQSPAPTTPPQTGTETAEEVNGSIMATPTPAATSPVVKGAVFSENRLIVAAAGGAKATVTRVTGPDRIVVDFAGAAFAPDFSGSFPGVSTGGSPQGKLDVSGYPLVSEIRYALFSTNPSTVRFVIQTTGYQNYQVSTDESTGLVTIDLNVTGSDTGTPVNPGFTGRPIIALDAGHGGKQSGAVSLTGKLEKTFNLAVILKAGAILTQEGWADVIYTRTSDVTLGLQDRVKIAQAANATLFISLHANSLDTAYPNRDKVNGSETYYSRSESLPLAEIMQKHLVAGTGFKNNGVRSKSLHVTRETRMPAILLEAGYLTNAGDEAGLYSEQLQNNLAREIVAGIKEYLGL, encoded by the coding sequence ATGAAGAAAGCCGGACAACGGGTGTTGCTTCTAATGCTGCTGCCACTGCTCCTACTGTCATTCGCCGGCCACAAAGCTGCGGCAGCCGGGACAACCCCCGGAAAGATCGTGATGGACAGCAAGGAGCTTGCACTGCCCAAGGGGGTAATCCTCGAGAACGTGAATGGAAGCGTTATGATCCCGATCCGCGTGGTGATTGAGAATCTGGGCTTCGAAGTGCTGTGGGAACAGAGCAGCCGCAAGGTAACCGTCCAGCAGGACGGTAAATCCGTACAGCTCGCAGTAGGCAGCACCACCGCGCAAGCCGATGGGGTTAACCTGACGCTCAATGCCGCACCCAAGCAGAACGGCGGGACGGTGCTGGTACCTATCCGCTTTGTCAGCGAGCAATTCGGTCTTAGCGTCGGTTGGGACAATACGGATAAGACAGTCTACTTAAGCGGTGGGGTAACGGAGGCTGCACCAATCACTTCAGATCCGCTGCCATCAGCCACTGTAGCTCCATCCGTGTCAACCGGAGCGGCTCCGGAGGCTGTTCAGTCTCCTGCACCGACCACTCCGCCTCAGACGGGCACAGAGACGGCGGAGGAAGTGAACGGAAGTATTATGGCTACTCCGACTCCTGCTGCTACATCACCTGTAGTGAAGGGGGCGGTATTCAGCGAGAACCGGCTGATTGTAGCCGCTGCCGGCGGGGCCAAGGCTACGGTTACACGAGTCACCGGACCCGACCGGATTGTGGTGGATTTTGCCGGAGCGGCATTTGCCCCTGATTTCAGCGGGAGCTTCCCGGGGGTGTCCACAGGAGGAAGTCCGCAGGGCAAGCTGGACGTTAGCGGCTACCCGCTTGTGTCTGAAATACGCTATGCACTGTTCAGCACCAATCCCTCTACGGTCAGGTTCGTAATCCAAACTACGGGCTACCAGAATTATCAGGTGAGTACGGATGAGAGTACAGGATTAGTCACAATAGATCTCAATGTAACGGGTAGCGACACTGGAACTCCCGTGAATCCGGGATTCACCGGAAGGCCGATTATTGCGCTGGATGCCGGACATGGGGGCAAGCAATCAGGTGCGGTCAGTCTGACCGGCAAGCTGGAAAAAACCTTCAATCTCGCCGTCATCCTGAAAGCCGGAGCTATTTTGACACAGGAAGGCTGGGCCGATGTCATCTACACCCGTACTTCGGATGTCACCCTGGGTCTCCAGGATCGTGTGAAGATTGCCCAAGCGGCGAATGCTACGCTGTTCATATCCCTTCATGCCAATTCTCTTGATACAGCATATCCTAACCGCGACAAAGTCAACGGCAGTGAGACGTACTACAGCCGAAGTGAGAGCCTGCCGCTTGCCGAAATTATGCAAAAGCATCTCGTAGCGGGAACCGGCTTCAAAAACAACGGGGTCCGTTCGAAGAGCCTGCATGTTACCCGTGAGACCCGGATGCCTGCGATTCTGCTGGAGGCGGGGTATCTGACCAATGCAGGGGATGAAGCAGGCCTGTACAGCGAACAGCTGCAGAATAATCTGGCCCGCGAAATTGTAGCAGGAATTAAGGAATATCTTGGTTTGTAA